Genomic window (Lycium barbarum isolate Lr01 chromosome 2, ASM1917538v2, whole genome shotgun sequence):
TCTTCATTGTCTTGtctcaccctttttttttttcagtctcGCCTTTTTTGTAAAATTAAACTAGCGTGTTAGAAGTAAGATAATATTTGTCAAAATAGAACTTAACGAACGCCATGATAGACATACCGATACAAGGGAGGAATTGCAAGAGAGGGATAATGAACATATCAAGACTTGGAAGGGTCAGAAGGAATTGAGAGAACAAAACTTCAAGCCATTCCCGAGCTAGATTTGACTAGAATTTAAAGAAAAAGAGAGTTTTGAACGATAATTGTTGCTCCGCGGAAATTACTTAGGTTCAAATAAAGAAGATGGGTTCAAATAAAGGAGATGGTGTATAATGGACTGTGAGTTCTACCTCGATGGAGTTATATCATTGTCATAGTAGGTCATTAGTGAAGATGACATGTGTTGGTGCATGATTTGGCGTTGACAACATATAAGAGGCATGTGAACATCCTCCAAGGTTTTGGTTCAGTGGTAAGAGCACAGCGCATGATATGTGAGTTAGGTGCACTTACAAGTTTGGACCCTGCCGCAGACAAAGGCTTGATATTTAGTTAGGATACTTAGAGCGGTGGACCCATTATCCACCAACGTTTGAACCTTGCGCTAGTTGGTCCTAAGCATTCCTCAGCTTAAGGGCACGTATTTTCGCACATGTTGATACTGGTGCTGGAGTTGGTGGGGGTGGGATTATGTGGTGTTTATATGGACGGAGTGATACAAAGATCTTCGACTAGAGATGAATTAAAGATTTGGTTCTAGTATGTTCATCAGAGTGCTTTATTTTGGATTCTTCTTTTATTTCTGGTGAATGGAAGAAAATGTTATAGAGAAGGGACTATGTTTTGTGATAAGGATGCAGAGAAGGCATTTaaaaggctctgataccatgtggtAAAGGAAGAGATGTGGAGAAAGAAGAGAAGATTTTGGGAATTTCTAGATTGATCATTCCCTCAAGCCGTTGGGGTTCAAATAGTGTATACAGATGCTCTAAATTAGGAAATTATACATAATGATAGTAATTAAATATCCCTAATTGTTTCCCTAATTATTTGTAGTTGAtgtgcatgatttttttttttatttttgatgagGTAAGGGAGTTGATGTGCATGATATTTATTAATCTAGTTACAAAATTTCAGAATATTTGAAACCTATGACATTGCACTGCATTTATTTGCAAGGATTAAGGAATAGATTTGTCGGCTCTGCTCCTTGACATGTTATCCCAGTTTGCAAACTTAGATATTTTTAAGTTCTGGTTGTAGTCTGTGGTAAAATTTAGGAAGTCATGCCATTTTAACCCTTTTCAGTGTATTTTTAGCTGGTATCACTAGGAAGTGGTTTGAAAGCAAATGACTTCTTGGTGCAAAAAGAAGGGACTTTTGGCTTGTAAAATTTGGTTTTTCTGATTTTAAGTGTTAGCTGTAGCTAGTTATATAAAACAAACAAAGATTTCTCTTTCAAGCGTCTGATGTTGAAGAAATTTAAAATTTACAGTTATGGTGAGCCGCTTGAAGAAGTTATTTATCCTAAAGGAGATCCTGATGCTGTTTGCATTAGTAAGAGGGACTTTGATCTTCTGGCACCAGATACATTTGTCAATGATACAGTTATTGATTTCTACATAAAGTAAGTTCTTCGTTACTATTTCTTATTGTCATAGTAGCGTATACTTTGTGGCCCAAAATGGAGAAACATAGAATATTCTGAAGCTTGTCACCATGTTTAGTGCATGCTTCatgcattttctttctttttcctccCAGAATTGAACTTTTTGTGAATAATATCTGAGGACTGTTGATTTCCATATTGTCTCGAGATTTTTAACTTATCTTGGTTTGCCTTATGCTACCATTCTCATTTAGTATGAATTGAATCTTAAAATACTGACAGGTATTTAAAGAACGGAATTCCACCGGAGAAGAGGCAACAATACCATTTCTTTAACTGTTTCTTCTTTCGAAAGTTGGCTGATATGGATAAAGATCCTAGCAGCGCATTTGATGGCCGTGCTGCTTTTTTGCGTGTCCGTAAGTGGACAAGGAAAGTGGACTTATTTAATAAGGACTTTGTATTCATTCCAGTAAATTACAAGTAAGTTATTAAACTTCTGTTTTCTGTGGAGGTGATCTTTTGTCATTAGTCGTAAGTAACTTATCTTGTAAAATGACAGTTATCACTGGAGTCTGATCGTCATATGCCATCCTGGTGAAGTGGCTAACTTTACGGGCAAGTTCATTCTATATCACCTGACTTCTGCAGTTGCCTTACTGCTTTCCTAAGAAATTGTTTCGTGTTTTTCAGATGATGATACTGCAGTGAGCTCAGCCAAAGTACCATGTATATTACACATGGATTCTTTTAGAGGAAGTCATGTGGGTCTCAAAGATCTTCTGCGAAGGTAGCAGTTTTTCCATTAACCAGATACTAATATTCAGGAGAGTTCTTTATACTAATGTTTGCCTGGTAACATGCAAGAATAATTATTTAACAAGCGGGGGTCACAGGCCGTGATGCTTGAATTGTCACTGGTCGTATCACGACCAAGCTGTATGGATGAGTTTATAAACTAAACTTGTCTTTCCAGACAGTAGATGATGCAATATTTCTATATCGTCTTTAAAGAAGCAGTGAGTGGATGTGGGGTTGAGAACAGTTATATATGTTGCAATTCTTTTCTTTTGTCGCTTCAAAAGGGGCAGGGACAATGGGGTACATGTGTCAGGTGTCTCCTTTTCCTCATTCTCTTAACTTTTGATGTTTGATCATTGAAGTCACAGCAATACAAATGCTTTTTCCGTAAAATAAAATGGAAGGATTTTTTATTGGAGGTTTTAGTAATGAAATCTCCTAAGGTGTCAGCATAACCCAAAATATTGTGATCTTTCATCGATTAATGTTTCAAATCACCTTCTTATACATGTTAATCATTTTTGTTGCGAAAATAAACTTTGGACCTGACTAAATTGCGAAACTAGCTCATGGGATTAGGATTGTCCAATATCAAATAAGGAGACTCGGCCCATTCCCTAAACCAATGTGTGATATTTCGCATCCCTTCACACCAGGTTGAACATTTTGAGTATGAACAACATAACACGGGGCCACAACATTGAGTCAATCAAGAATAGGGATGTGTTTGGCTTTGATGCCATgttaatccccacattacccaaGCAGGTAGGAATTCTCTACCTGGCAGGTGTTTTATTAGACCTCCATACGTCGTGTGCTCTGCCTAAGCCGACTCATTAAATGCGCTGTCATAATTTTTTTATCATCTTGTAAGATAAATAGTTTTTCCAATCTTATTTTCCTCTTTTAGTCTTCCTTGAAAACCTTTCAGAATGGAACTCTCATCTTGATAGCTCCACACTTTTGAAATTGATGAATGCTTTGCACCCTTAAAATTTCCCTTTCTGCTGACCCTCTTTGGAGAAGGAAAGCTCTCACTTTTTCAGCTTCTTCGGTTTTCTCTTCATTGTCGTTAAGTTCAAGGGGTGGTGTTCCGTTAAAGAGAAACCTTTTCTTTGGGAATGAAGAAGCAGAAATAATCCCATTTCTGCCAAGAGAAGCATAACCTTCCAAAAAAGAAGGGCATAAGCGAATAGCCAAAAGAAAGAACCTAAGAAAAGTGATGAGAACTTCATTCTGGAATGACATCTGGAAAGGACATGGACCTCTGAAAGATAGACAATTTGTGTTTGAGTCAGCGGCCTAATGCATCTGTTTCTGAAGTCTGGGACCAACATGGATTTAATCTTAACCTCAGGAGATTTTTGAATGATTGGGAAGTGAGTAGAGAAGCTGATTTTCTCGAATATTTGGGACTTTCTTAGGAACTCTTATCTACTCAAGACAGGTTATTCTGGAAGAGGCACAGCAAGGGTGTGTTGATAGTAAAGTCAGCATATTCAACACTGAATCACAGGCAACAGGGATTCAAGTGGCCTTGGAAGCATATATGGGGATGACATGCTTTTCTTGGCTTATAGTAAAGGAAGTATGCTGGACTCATGATAATTTGACTAGAAAAGGGCTGCAGCTGTGTTTTAAATGTAATTTGTGTGATAAAGATTCGGAAAGCATAAGTCATCTTTTTCTGCATTGCGAAGTTACTGATCAGCTTTGGAAGCTTTATCTCAACATGAAAGGAATCAAGTGGGTTATGCCAAAGAGtacaaatagagattttggaatgCTGGAGCAAAGCTGGTGACGCTGCTAGACAGAAGAATTGGTGGCAAATGGTACTTGTGTATGCTGGAGAGTGGTAGGAAAGAAACACTAGATGCTTCGAAGGAAGCTTCTAttctatagagaaagtcaagatGAACTGCCTGTTGTTActtatttttggtgtaaagaagaATTCTTAGATGATGCTGAATCTTTGATAGATTTCGTAGGAACCTTGTAAGAAGAATAAAGAGAATTTTTGCCTTTTTGTTCTGTAAATATGGTTTATGCACACACTTGTGCTGATGATATAAAATTATAGTTTcctttctaaaaaaaaaagggttattCATGAAACTGGAGAAAGAGAGAGCGAGTCCCGTTGGGAGACAGGCAGTGAAGCTTCACCTGAAAAAGGTTGCATTATAATGAAACACCCTTGAACTTGACGACGATGAAGAGAAACTGAAGAAGCTGAGAAATTGAGGGGGTTCTTCTCCTACTCTTTTCGTGTGCCTCGATGTCCATTATTCACTTTTATAAACCATTATTGTATCCCACAGAATCATCTGCTTCTCACTTCAGTCTTCATGCCATCCACCCTGAACCAAAGAGGAGTTAGGGGGACATAGACTTGATGATCAGAAAGATgaattaaagatttttttttttatgtaaataATCCATTCTTTCCACCGAAAAGGTGTGTTGGTCGGGTTTACTTCCTCAGAGGCTGAATGTTACAAGTTAATGAGCCTTTAGCTGATAGAGAGCCACTTGAAGGTTGTATTGAACGGCCTCAATTTCTATGCTGCAGAATCTAATGAGTTTTGTCATTTCCCTCTTACTTTGCAGTTTCTTGCCTTGCAGTAGCATTAATTGATTGAATTTGACTTCGATGATGTCtttattttcatcttttcatAACAGCTACCTCTGCGAGGAATGGACAGAGAGGACAAAGGAAACATCTGATGTTGTCTCCTCAAAATTTCGAAATTTGAGATATATCGGTCTTGAGGTACAACCTGAAGTTTTGTTGTCCATTCCAGCTGTTATACAAAAAACTGTCTCATATGAGGAATTTGAATGTTCAGTAGGAGAAACTAAATTTCAAGTTTTTGAGATAATGTATTTTACCTTCCTTGATATTGCCTTTCTGTGTTCGAGACATGTTCTGTAGTTGGTTGTTAAACTTGAGGTTGTCATCACCCTCAAGGACTCCTTAATATAAACGTTTTGATACACTGCTAGTAACGTTTGTAGTCTCTTAAAGGTGAAGGTTGTGAAAGACAAGCTAGGTAGAATGGATAAAAGTCACGGAGGGAGAAATGATATAGAAGTAGAGAAATGGTATAGAAGTAAGTGCATGGGATGTATGACAGTTTATTGGAAAAGAATCACTATGAAGTTGAATTTTGGTTCTAAAGTTCTGTTGTTGGTAATATCATTACAATCAGTTCAATTGTTCATTGTCCAAACCCCAACCATGTCAAAGGTGGTTGTTTGGAAGAATTTGCACTTCCAAATTACGTAGGCTCCACATGTTACCttctcaaaacaaaaacaaaaattacGTAGGCTCCAAATTTTTTATTTGTGTATCTATGGTCTTTAACATAATTTGGGATAATAGTTTACTTATAAAAATTTAATGGAAGATGATGCACTGAATTTTGGTACAGATGTTATGTTTTCGGTAGGATTACTACTATCTGTCCAAGTCCATGACCATGTCTAACCATGTCAAAGGCTGTGGTTTGAAAGAATTTGTACGTTGAAAATTACAGTGAAGTCTAATGTTGTAATTTTGTGTCTTAAGATCTTTAAGATAACTTCGGGTAAGACTGTTACATATTCTAAAGAAAAAGTCACTTATGTTTAAGCTATTAATTTCAAGCAACTTCTTTTAGGTGTTGTCATTTGTCAAATTAGATTAAGTTGGGCTGGTGTCCATAAAGGTTCAACCAAGTTGATGATTTGGTAATCATTCTTGCTGTTCCGTGTTTGGTACTTAGGTCTCCTCCATTAGTATTTTAGTAGGATCCTTTTACATGATCTTTTTGATGAATGAAGAGCATATTTCTATCATCTTTATTGCAAAGGAGAAATGTAATTTACGAGTCTGGACAAAAACGCATATACCTTTTGTCCCAGATTATCTAAAGATATCTGGATTGCTTCTTCTGGTTATTTGAGAAGTGTATCCCTTTTTCTTCAGAACTTTTTTGGTATCATATTACCATATAAAAAAGATCAGACACACTTCTAAATGAAGCAGAAGTTCAAATAATTATAGGAGCTGATTCAGAAAGAAGTTTCTCGTTGCCCTGAATTCTGTGCCGCATCGGATGGCCGGAATAGCTCGCAACCCTTAGTCGTGCTGTAGGTGGGGGTCGCAATGGACTGGTAAGGGTCAGAGCCATGCAAAGCTTGTGAACAAGGTCAGTTCGACTACATGCTTGGTCAGTTTTCCAGTGAGAGCGGTGGTGATGAAGGTCATCTTCCTTCTGGGCATGCAGGTTCGGCTCAGGCAGCTCTAAAAACAAATGGGAGTGAGCAGGGTAAGGCCCCTAATGGTGTGGGTATGGACAATTCCTTAGTTTCTGAAGCTGATGCTGTCCCAAGACACTTCTCCGGGCGCCGGAGAAGGACAGTAATCAATCCAGGATGATTGTTTTACTTCCTGTGTACTTAAGAAGGTTCTGGGGAAGGGGATGTAGGGGGTGGTTGCAACAAGGACAGTGCTATTCAGTCACTGTGAGTTACAGGAATGGAGGAGTCATTGAACAAGGACCAAGAGCTGTTACAGAGAGAGCTTGTAATGACATGACAGGTACGGGAGGGGCATCCGACGATGACTCAAAATGGGAGACAAAATATTGGTGTATGAAAGAAGAAATAAAGAGACAGGAAAGGGGAGTGAGTAGGGAGAGGGGAGTAAAGGGGCGAAAGATTGAGAAGTTGCTGCTGGATAGTATGATCATTAGTTGGAACTAAGGGGGATGAATGACCCAAACAAAACGGCCATTATCAAGGTAGGGAGTAGAGCCGGGGGGGGGGGAGGTTGTGTTATGACTATATACCGAGCACGGGGAAATCATGTTACTTTGGGATGAAAGGAAGATGGAGAGTATGGAGGTGAAGAAAGGTGAGTTTATGTTAGCACCAGGATTTAGGAACATTGGGGATGTGGATATGGGGTTGTGTATGGTCCTGTCGGGGGAGGAGTCAGAGGTGGATTTTTGGGAAGTTGATTTTGTCCCCATTTTTAGACCTAATTGCCTTTCGATAGTTATTCTTGTATAACTACTTCTATGTAATAAATTTGCTGTTTTAGTTAGTGCTTTGAACACCAAGTGATTTAATAGATGATAATCTAGAGCAAAAATAACCTGTAGAATTTGTTAAGAAAATAATTTACTCAGCCTTTTCCAAATTATAAAATTACAATCTTCGAGATGACTTCCCAAACTTTGTAGAATGCACCTAATGTGACTGCTTCTTAAATAAGAATTTCCCCCCTTACCCCCCTTAATCTATGCTTTCTGGAAATGGGTTAATACTAGACTCCTTCGGACTAAAATTATAACTCATTATAAACTTAACTCAATTTGGACATACTTCAATTCGAGTACAGTGACCTCTTAGTTTCTATTATTCATTCGTTTAGTATTCTAATTGGGGACATAGGACTACCGTTTACAAAACCTGTTAGGCAATATTTTGGGATTGTGGTGTTGTAGACTCTTAGAGAGGTGAGCAATACTTGCTTTTTCACATAGGATGTGGGTCATGCTACCTGTATTTGGGCATGTTTAGTGTGAACTGTGAAGAGAAATTTGACGGTGATGCAGGGGTTCTTGAAACCTCAGTTACTGGTTCAGCTGTCAATTAACTGATAAAAGTTAAGGTTTTGTAATGTTTCTAATGTTGGGGTGAGCACCACCTTACTTACATTTTCTCTTCATCAATGGTAGCTACCTCAACAACAAAATCTATCAGACTGTGGTCTTTTCTTGCTACACTATGTGGAGAAGTTTTTGGAGGAAGATCCTGCTGGTATCAGTCCATATAGGATAAAAGACTACCACAATGAATTTGTAAGTGCAGTGCTTGATTTGCATTTCAGTGTTATGTCTTCGAAGTTCTCAACTTGTGCCATCTTTTATGATTTTGAATCATTTGTATATGAATGGATGGATGGCATTAATATTTTGATTTCCTCTACTCTGATTTGAAGCCTATCATTGTTGAATCCTTTAATCAGTATCAGAAATGTGGAGTCAGAAATAGAAACCTTCTTTAGTGGGGCATAGTTTCAGACCACTCGGAAGAATTTTATGTCTGATCTGCAGTAATGGCCGAAGAAAATGTTGAGCTGCTTTTACATCTCTGCTACAGTGCTTCCTTATTGGTATTCGATACATGTTCACAGGCGTTACCAACTGTTTTTTTATTCATGTACGTGCACTTGTTGCACAATTTGGCATTAACCAGTAACCTGTTCATGCAATTAATATTTGTTTTCTAGTGATCAAAAATTTGGCTTAGCTGCGTTAGCGAGTAAGTAATGTTACTATTCCCTCTTATGGCTTGTTCAGAGTCTGCTCATTACCTTTTGTCAGGGAATAGGTGCATTACCACCCTATGTTTTTGAACGGCCATTTACCCCTTCTGTAATTCCTGTGACAAAACACGCTCGGAAATTCAATGAGACCTGTTTCTTAGTGGTTTTGAAGGACGGGATACCTATTTATCAAAACCCCAAGGAGAGTAACTCCCCTCCAATTTCCTTCTCAAGATGGGGTGATTCACTTAGACAAAACAAAAAGAAGTAATTAGTGTGATGTTGCATCGAGCATGCTGCAGCTTCAGATTGCTTCTTCCTACTTTTGCTTTCACGAGCAATTGATCCTGAAAAGAGATTGTACATTCTTATAACAGTACCATGGTTATttaaataacatttttttttttggaaaatcaattCACCAGTGCACttcttattttctttcttaatcGGAGTATACCATTTTCGTTAGTCAGCTGAGCATTAAAATAACATACTGGACTTAATTATTTTATTGGTTTCACCATCGATGACCACATATTCTCCCAAATTATAGGGAAGGAAGAGCTAAAGAGAAAAGATAAATGAGGCAACTTTTATGGATGGAGGCTTTTTATATATCAGCCATTTTGAAGTATTTGTGTCGTGGCAATTAAACAACTTCCAGGGTGAAGAAAGGGGAATCTAGAAAAGATTTCGTTTCCCTGCTGAGAAAATGAAGCACAATCATTTTTTCCCAAATTGAGGGGTCTGGTCTAAACAGAGCTCTCTGCTACCTCCATATAGCTGATATTGAGTAGGGGTTACCTTGTTTAATCTAGAATTCATCCCGGTTATGGAAGTCCATATTCTTAGATCTCTGATTGGTATACTAAGTGACAGACGAAAAGAGATGAAGAAAAACGACACTTGACGCGATTTTTTGACCCTTGAATATGCATGTTGGGACGATCTGCAAAATTTTACTTCAAATCCTCATGAAATTTTTCTTGCTGCTCTATATATTCCTTTCTTCTTCCCTTCTGCTAGCATCATTCTTCTCAGTTCTCTTTGATTATTTTTTTCATATGCCGTTTGTGTTAGTTTCTTGCATTCTTTTTTCTTCCTGTTTTTCAGATTCTTGTTTGCGTGATTTAGTGGTCTTGTTTCTTTGAGAAAAACTTAAGGTAAATGATGAGTTTTATACCTAAAagttactttcttttgaattcaGCTCAGCATAAACTGGTTTCAACCTCATGAGCCTTCTATAAAGCGCAGTGCAATCCAAAGACTGATCAGTAACCTACTCCAGAACatttctctagaaaattctccctcTTGTGTGAGTAATAGTTTCTTTCCTGAAGGTGGTCTCAAGACAAGCAATGATGATGAAAATGCTGTAGAATTAGTATCTGAGCAACTTGGTTCATCAAAGAGTTCAGACGATTTACCACATTCTCAAGCTAATGAGATAGACCCATTTCCTACTTCCTCTCTCACGGGTGTTTGCGCTAGTGATTCAGGCTTTGGTTTAAATGGATCTTTCGAGTCTGAATCTGATGAACCATTGCTTGACATGCGCTTTGGTCATTCAGCATCTTTTAACGAGTTCAGGAGTTCGTTGCCACCAATACAGGTATGTTGTTATATAGCCGCAACTAGTTTAATAGTTCTCAAAATGGTAGACATAAACATGAAGATAAGTATTTATGGACAGTTATGGTAATATTATAGTCTTCAGATCACGAAGATCATCATTGCCCTACTTCCTTTCATTTTTCCCTTTCGTTTTGGTTCCAAAGGAGAAAGAGGGAGGGAAGAAGGGGTGCTGTCTTCTAGCAGCACTATATTGAAAATTGATGTCATAATAAAGTTTCTTGCTACTCAAGTAAAACGTAATTTCCTTTTGGCCAATTGGGAAGTTTGACACTTTTTATGTACTAATGCTTCGTAAAAATCCTTCCTAGATGTACTTGTATCCATTGATCAaatttttttgtgtgtgtcagaGAGGGAGGGAGAGAGGAACGGTTGGGATTTCTGCAGGGAGGTGATGGGAGGTGAAGGGGAAATTCTGTTATGCATACGGACTTGGAGGATGAAAACAGCAAATTATTTTTGAACACTCCAACCTGGCCACTTTTCTTATGTGGCATAGTAGGAAGAATTGGCGTAGTTTGGGAATTAGGTTTGAACAAGTGCTGGGGTGAGATTTATATTTGAAGCAGGTGTTGTAGAACTTCCGAGAAAAATAGTAGTTAGAGAGAACCCAATTTCCACTATACCACTTCCTTTCTGCATCTATTGGAATATAAGGTTCCCTTTTCTGAGAATTCCTTATAATGGAGTTGTTCTGGTATCCTGGTCATTTATGATACCTTAACTAGTTCACCTTTTCGATGGATTAATCTGGGTTGCTTCTCGTTGACCTCTCCTGCTAGCTTTAATCATGCATGGATGTTAGCCGGCTCTCTTGGTTGGATCTCGGATTAACTGATTTTGGTTGTACCAATTCACTTTGCCAAAGGGTCTGATTCTGTTTATATGCATTTTTTTGCCATAAATCAAATTGGTTCTATTGTTTTTTAACTCTGCTACAAGTCACTGAGTTGTTGATGACCTTAAAACAGGAAGAGGTAGAAGATGGAGATCATCTTTTGTACACGGCAACTGAGACTGGCCTCCAGCATCTGGGTGGGAATGGGTCTGAACCCTGTGCCCTTTCCTATTCATCTGGGTCTCTTGCTGCGGAAACTTCCTGGATCCCAGTTGTGTCAGTTGTCCAAGATGTGGACGGGGAGGAATTGGACTCATCACCAACTACTTCAGTCCATGACACTGAGAATCCATTGGAAGTTGAGGTCGTAGAACCATGCAAAGTGGATCGAGATAAGAGTTCAGATGAGAAAATAGATCATCTAAGCTCGACAGCTGCCGATAATATTGACTGTTTGGTTGATGGACATGCCACTTCTGGCGAGCTGCTGGATATCACTTTGGCACAATGCTCTGTCGAGACACATGATAACAGTGGTACTGGTCCTTTCACCTCTGGCCAGGAGAACCTTCGTGATGATATCCATGGAAATGGCGACCTCGCCTGTAAAAACTTGCTGCTCATTGGTCGTGGTTCTGGTTCAGAGGATCCTCAACAGAATGTGAAAAGGAGGCGGCTTACACCCTTGGACGAAGGGGAAGTAGCATTTAGAAGTAGCGTGTCACATGATCTGCATTTGTAGATTGACCTATGGGAGTTTTATCAAGCATTCTTTGCTCTCATGGCACTAGGAATACAAGATTATTTGTTAGCTGACCTTATCCTGTGAATAGCTTTTAGTGGGTTGTCTGTACACCCAACATCTAAATTTTTGTAAATGCTAATAGCTGCCTGATATACAGAGCTATTTGGACGGATCATAACGGTACTCTTGTTTTAGTTTCTTATCTATGTGACACTTAACGTATTGCTCGGTTGCTTTCGATAATGCTTTGGATGTATATAATTTGGATACAACATACTAAGTctaaaaatgattttttaaaatcttttttaTACTGAATACGCAAAGAAATGCAAAACTGTTCGAGCCTCTAATTACCTGCCATTTACTCagcggaaaagggccaaatatacccttgtactagTATTCATTATATTTTTGGTCTAAATATAACTCTATAGTTATACTTTGGGCACATTTTTGGAAGATGTGTTAGCATCTTACTCCATTTGAGGCCAATAAATCTGCTGCGGAATGATTCCCACAAACTCCTTGAATGAACTTCTCTCATTACGTAATTCGTTTCCCCCGTGTCCTAAACATCTTGCC
Coding sequences:
- the LOC132627109 gene encoding probable ubiquitin-like-specific protease 2B isoform X3, encoding MNDSTEAMDVFEFKAEEQPPEIEANKFCSTQNGAPGTNVNSKETGDELSVDTEAADSDFNGNRALSSLDVEGCSDERMLRLGSMPKITSTNKSRYPDREPNNRIGASFLEGSSYSGTASQEIFSGSPSNDESVGAVSDVEESISEESASYSSATPENHDIFDGPLSNHRFDHWEMFENKPIVFYPDYLYYRGTSYAVTDATVTFSSNCVEVKGSTMNENSGAFCILFEVEDIFQIQPHLSGRFDVAVFKIHVYKRSTTQGENAHETSGIEEVEFAVNDFDLSEKCEAIQSLDGYKAVWNYHNENEEWRENSHGETSNQQPKKYFPSYGEPLEEVIYPKGDPDAVCISKRDFDLLAPDTFVNDTVIDFYIKYLKNGIPPEKRQQYHFFNCFFFRKLADMDKDPSSAFDGRAAFLRVRKWTRKVDLFNKDFVFIPVNYNYHWSLIVICHPGEVANFTDDDTAVSSAKVPCILHMDSFRGSHVGLKDLLRSYLCEEWTERTKETSDVVSSKFRNLRYIGLELPQQQNLSDCGLFLLHYVEKFLEEDPAGISPYRIKDYHNEFLSINWFQPHEPSIKRSAIQRLISNLLQNISLENSPSCVSNSFFPEGGLKTSNDDENAVELVSEQLGSSKSSDDLPHSQANEIDPFPTSSLTGVCASDSGFGLNGSFESESDEPLLDMRFGHSASFNEFRSSLPPIQEEVEDGDHLLYTATETGLQHLGGNGSEPCALSYSSGSLAAETSWIPVVSVVQDVDGEELDSSPTTSVHDTENPLEVEVVEPCKVDRDKSSDEKIDHLSSTAADNIDCLVDGHATSGELLDITLAQCSVETHDNSGTGPFTSGQENLRDDIHGNGDLACKNLLLIGRGSGSEDPQQNVKRRRLTPLDEGEVAFRSSVSHDLHL
- the LOC132627109 gene encoding probable ubiquitin-like-specific protease 2B isoform X2; protein product: MNDSTEAMDVFEFKAEEQPPEIEANKFCSTQNGTNVNSKETGDELSVDTEAADSDFNGNRALSSLDVEGCSDERMLRLGSMPKITSTNKSRYPDREPNNRIGASFLEGSSYSGTASQEIFSGSPSNDESVGAVSDVEESISEESASYSSATPENHDIFDGPLSNHRFDHWEMFENKPIVFYPDYLYYRGTSYAVTDATVTFSSNCVEVKGSTMNENSGAFCILFEVEDIFQIQPHLSGRFDVAVFKIHVYKRSTTQGENAHETSVLNVKGIEEVEFAVNDFDLSEKCEAIQSLDGYKAVWNYHNENEEWRENSHGETSNQQPKKYFPSYGEPLEEVIYPKGDPDAVCISKRDFDLLAPDTFVNDTVIDFYIKYLKNGIPPEKRQQYHFFNCFFFRKLADMDKDPSSAFDGRAAFLRVRKWTRKVDLFNKDFVFIPVNYNYHWSLIVICHPGEVANFTDDDTAVSSAKVPCILHMDSFRGSHVGLKDLLRSYLCEEWTERTKETSDVVSSKFRNLRYIGLELPQQQNLSDCGLFLLHYVEKFLEEDPAGISPYRIKDYHNEFLSINWFQPHEPSIKRSAIQRLISNLLQNISLENSPSCVSNSFFPEGGLKTSNDDENAVELVSEQLGSSKSSDDLPHSQANEIDPFPTSSLTGVCASDSGFGLNGSFESESDEPLLDMRFGHSASFNEFRSSLPPIQEEVEDGDHLLYTATETGLQHLGGNGSEPCALSYSSGSLAAETSWIPVVSVVQDVDGEELDSSPTTSVHDTENPLEVEVVEPCKVDRDKSSDEKIDHLSSTAADNIDCLVDGHATSGELLDITLAQCSVETHDNSGTGPFTSGQENLRDDIHGNGDLACKNLLLIGRGSGSEDPQQNVKRRRLTPLDEGEVAFRSSVSHDLHL
- the LOC132627109 gene encoding probable ubiquitin-like-specific protease 2B isoform X1, whose protein sequence is MNDSTEAMDVFEFKAEEQPPEIEANKFCSTQNGAPGTNVNSKETGDELSVDTEAADSDFNGNRALSSLDVEGCSDERMLRLGSMPKITSTNKSRYPDREPNNRIGASFLEGSSYSGTASQEIFSGSPSNDESVGAVSDVEESISEESASYSSATPENHDIFDGPLSNHRFDHWEMFENKPIVFYPDYLYYRGTSYAVTDATVTFSSNCVEVKGSTMNENSGAFCILFEVEDIFQIQPHLSGRFDVAVFKIHVYKRSTTQGENAHETSVLNVKGIEEVEFAVNDFDLSEKCEAIQSLDGYKAVWNYHNENEEWRENSHGETSNQQPKKYFPSYGEPLEEVIYPKGDPDAVCISKRDFDLLAPDTFVNDTVIDFYIKYLKNGIPPEKRQQYHFFNCFFFRKLADMDKDPSSAFDGRAAFLRVRKWTRKVDLFNKDFVFIPVNYNYHWSLIVICHPGEVANFTDDDTAVSSAKVPCILHMDSFRGSHVGLKDLLRSYLCEEWTERTKETSDVVSSKFRNLRYIGLELPQQQNLSDCGLFLLHYVEKFLEEDPAGISPYRIKDYHNEFLSINWFQPHEPSIKRSAIQRLISNLLQNISLENSPSCVSNSFFPEGGLKTSNDDENAVELVSEQLGSSKSSDDLPHSQANEIDPFPTSSLTGVCASDSGFGLNGSFESESDEPLLDMRFGHSASFNEFRSSLPPIQEEVEDGDHLLYTATETGLQHLGGNGSEPCALSYSSGSLAAETSWIPVVSVVQDVDGEELDSSPTTSVHDTENPLEVEVVEPCKVDRDKSSDEKIDHLSSTAADNIDCLVDGHATSGELLDITLAQCSVETHDNSGTGPFTSGQENLRDDIHGNGDLACKNLLLIGRGSGSEDPQQNVKRRRLTPLDEGEVAFRSSVSHDLHL